The Puntigrus tetrazona isolate hp1 chromosome 3, ASM1883169v1, whole genome shotgun sequence nucleotide sequence attatatttgttttttatgggTTTAATAAGGTTTAAGATTCAACCTTTTTTCACTTCAGTCACAACGTCACAAATCTGATCAGAACCTGCTGGACAGAGAAAAAAGCACCGTAGtcttacaagaaaaaaaaaaagaagttataaAGCTGAAATTGATATTGCACAAACATCTTTTGAGGAATGCAGGtgtgcaaaaaaacatatagataaaaaaaaaaaaatccaacagaTGACAGAAAGATggacttttgtgtgtgtgtgtgtgtgtgtgtgtgtgttggtgtgtttatTAGGACACTGCCGAAGTCttcataattcaaaaggcttaaaacaGGTTTCCTTTAAGGGTGTACAACAAtaacatacagtttgtacagtacaaCTGTACAACTTTCCAGGCCTTGAATCCATGTGTCTGATATTCAAGTAGTATTCAAAAAACGTGAGAACACTGTTAGTTACTGAGGCTCACCAGACTGTAGAGTAGAGATTTCTGGTGGAGCCTGATTAAGGACTGATGTCTGGTTAATATTACCCTGCTGATCTATAACAGAAACAAAGAGCGTTATGATTAAGAATATCTGCAGTGATTACAGTGATTTTTGTTATACGTCTCATGAGTCTTTATTATTCAGTTGTATTAATCATGTTAAGAGCTGCTCCACACCTTTGTTCTTCTTGAATCTCCAGAGCAGCAGCAGAGAGATCAAGATCAAGATCAAGAACAACAATCCCAAAACCACTCCAGTGATCAGAAGAGAAGATGAAGCTGCTAAGATAGGagaacataaacacacagatcTGTTAGTGAGCGACATTTCTACGATACTATTACAGAGGAACATGAAATCACTCAACATTCCCAAACCTCTGACTGAGATCCAGCTCTTGGGTGACTCTCCTCTCTGTGTTTTACAGTAGTAGAAACCCTCATGTGACTTTGAGACAGTCGTGATGTTCATCTCTCCTGTCGTCTGATTCTGGAGAAGTGATCCGTCTTTATAGAAATCAGCTCCGAGGATGGAGGAGTTTGTAGATCGATGTAAACAGCGTAGAGTCAGAGTATCTCCCTCAACCAGAGGATCAACAGAACTCTCCAGAATCACTTCACCATCTACAACACAAGACATACAAGAGCTTACTGTATATAGTAAGAACATATCAAAACAGTTCAGGGCTTGCTTTCGGTGTTTTATGCACTAGTTTCATGTAGTCCAACGAGACTTCACTAAAAGACTTTAGAATATAGATTAGAATATGTGTAGATGTAGTGNNNNNNNNNNNNNNNNNNNNNNNNNNNNNNNNNNNNNNNNNNNNNNNNNNNNNNNNNNNNNNNNNNNNNNNNNNNNNNNNNNNNNNNNNNNNNNNNNNNNgccagaaagagaaaaaagataaTACTTTAAACATCAAactagtgaaaataaaaattaaatgaaaatattttatggcTGTATTAAATTTATGCTCTTGTTACTTCAAATATTACTTTTAGGCATTTGTGCAGCATTGCCTATCATAACCATAAGACTGAATCTTGTTCATTTCTTCATCATAAGCTACAAAAGTGCAGATGTACGTATAATAAAGCAAATTCATTTATCaatgaatattataaaatgagTTAAACACTAACTACCAGCTAGACTGACTGTGCTCATTTAGAGTATGTTATTTCAATGCTTCTGTCTGTTAAAATGTGGCACAGGTCAACATGAAATAAGCTTTAGCTTTGAAGTAGATAACGAGAACAAgacaaaaagtattaattattttcgTGGGGGGTTTTTGGGTTCTGGTTATGGAAACCCCCCAAGAGCTTTGAGTATGAGTAATTTGTTCAGGAATAGGCTGTTTGTTGTGTTTCACACTGTAAACTGAATTACATCAgccaccaaaaaaacaaaaaatctgagAACACTGAGTTATTATTAGATGTTTTTcattgaaaaacagaaagatgcAGAGAATTATGGTGAAGGAGGaagcacacagaaaaaaaatagcctTTAAAACGTTACAGTGCCATGATGCAATAAACTAGCTCAAGTTTTAGATCCTGTTTTATTCATGCAAAATGAGAATGTTACAAACACTAAACAGAAAGTGCTTACTAGGTACCTAGGATTAAAGATAATCCTTATTATAGTTTTCTCAATTGCTTAAACACTTAAATTCATCGTAATGCATTGCAAAATTtcataatacatacataatattgACAAAGGATATCTCAAGACTATAATATTATATGgttcaataaatcaatatttgagcaagtacataacgtctcaggttacgaatgtaaccatggttcctctagggaacgagacgctgcgtcacaaacgctttgggaacgccttcggcgtgaggcgttctgaaccacgtgtgaaatttgtccaatggaggggagcgacgtcatggacgagacgacgtcgccgaccaggaagtataaagtcacgctctgcgatgccggcaccagcctctgtagtgaagtaagcgccggcaggggtgcgggaagtatggcatcagGACAAAGcatctcgttccctagaggaaccatggttacattcgtaacctgagacgttcctcttcaggaactcgagctgcgtcacaaacgctttgggaacgagatgcccacgccgccataattccaaggcccttcCTGAAAAGGgatcctcagaccacccatcaagATAAGACCGAGGAGCCAGGGGCGGCCCTCAAGTCTAGATTGTAGAACCaggcaaaagtggagggcgtggaccaccccgcagcgttgcagatgtccccgaggggcacaccgctaagataggccttagaggccgccatacccctggTTGAATGCGCTCTGACCctgagagggcatgggagtgcagaggcctcataggccaggtagatagcctcaactatccacctgctaataGTCCGCTTGGCAGCAGCGCCACCCCTATtcgtcggaccaaaacaaatgagtaattggtccgacctccgcagagacgcagttctgcgcacataagtgtccagtgctcgcagTNNNNNNNNNNNNNNNNNNNNNNNNNNNNNNNNNNNNCACTCGTGGGTATAcaaaagccttggacatgcctggggcaaagtccaagtaagtaggggccactgagagggcctgcagatctcccaccctccgaaGAGAGGTTNNNNNNNNNNNNNNNNNNNNNNNNNNNNNNNNNNNNNNNNNNNNNNNNNNNNNNNNNNNNNNNNNNtaatgggtgtctgcccactgagtggccaccaatagggtcatgatatgcagatatagctgacACATAGACACttaatcgtcgatataattgagtatgcggatgccctggagtctcagNNNNNNNNNNNNNNNNNNNNNNNNNNNNNNNNNNNNNNNNNNNNNNNNNNNNNNNNNNNNNNNNNNNNNNNNNNNNNNNNNNNNNNNNNNNNNNNNNNNNNNNNNNNNNNNNNNNNNNNNNNgcattttgaacttcagtctgttgactgagcggttcaagaccctcagatctatgaTGGGATGCACCCCCCGTCCTTTTTCGGAACAATGAAATAGCagctgtaaaacccagattccacagcatgaggagggaccacctcgatggcctccttcctgagcagggattctacttcctgttccatcaccagagcctgcagGGGaccgactactgtcggtgtgactcccctgaatgtTGGTGGTGGAAAACCGAATNNNNNNNNNNNNNNNNNNNNNNNNNNNNNNNNNNNNNNNNNNNNNNtgtgagatacaggtaactcgGTGGCCTGANNNNNNNNNNNNNNNccgggctagctgtaaacgggacccccgCAGGGGTGGCGCGTTCCCCGGCCGTgacgcaccctcgggtgaatccgaCTGGGGAAACGTGCTGGAAGTCTCCGCGCTGTGGCACGAGAGCAGAGACAGtggagttactccctgagggccctgaggaggaacagGTGCCGACTGACATggcataacctgatcctccccagaaggggcagccctcagaagccctggaccactcatatcagggcttctaGGCTGAGGACTTCCTGTCCAGAAAGACCCTCAGGTCTTTGGACCCGGAAGTCCTCGGCCCAGAGCATCGCTTCGTCTGATAATCGCCTGTTGTTTTTCAGggggggaacgagaggcgaTGCTCTGTTTCTGCACTCGCCTgtatgaggagctggcacgcggtgggggcaACTCTCCGCagccacaagggatgacatatACCGCCCCAAagcacgggcggtctccttcgtgacgcggaggcagaggtcagcagtccgacgcagttctgcgatgtcatcggagctgaccccctctccctcatcgacctctttcagcaggtcggcttgatATGCCTGTAACACCGCCATCGTGTGCATGCACGACCCAGCCAGACCCGCTGCCGCGTACCCATTAGCcaccaaagccgacgttgttctaagcggcttcgatggtaaggtcggagccttcaaagacgatgccgcaccgggggacagataggtagcgagagactgttctacccggggcatcgccttatagtCGTACTCAGCGACTCTCGCCACATTGCCATAATGACTAACAGcggtgggggagaaaacacgagtGGAGTACGGCCTTTCGGATGTTAAGTTTAGCTaccgcacgagttaccacctctaagagctcctcatactggggCGTGTGCAGTGGCGCGTCGTCCACCgcgtcaacatcaacctcctcgaaggaagagtgagcgcgagtggacgtctcccccGTGGCTGAAGAAGCCGAAGTTCGGGCTTCGGACACACGGGATCgagcgcccgatctggcggatTCCGATGGAGAAAaggacgagcccgtctccatctcctccgccagatcgagttgcgatccccaggcGTGCGTTCGCCTCTCCGCCTCGGCAGCAGCGGGTCCCGCACCCCTGGGAACGCTGGTGAAGGCTCCCTCCTCGAAGAgagccctccgggagcggagtgttcgcagtggtagctgcaaacaatgcgagcaatcagtcccctcgagggctgatgccacgtgctccgctcccaggcacgccacgcacaagctgtgtgtgtccccaacCTGTGATATAACGAGGgtagggatcagcacaccgcttgaaacgtgGCAGATCAccataatgtttctttttagattttctCTTTAGCCCCTGATTATCAGCCATATCATGAATATTTAAgctggacaaacagacagtNcttactgaacagcagaaagctNNNNNNNNNNNNNNNNNTGGTCggtgacgtcatctcgtccatgacgtcgctcccctccattggacagatttcacacgtgggacagaacggctcacgccgaaggcattcccaaagcgtttgtgacgcagctcgagttcctgaagaggaaccaGCCATTGTTCAAAACTATTGCCTTACTTTAGCCAGATTCACAACAGTTatcttataataatgttttctaatttgagtggtaCGGGTAGGTTATCACTGGAAATGATCACATCTGTTAACATAATGAAGCTGTTCCAGCAAGTTTAGGCCATCGCCTCATCTGCCTGTGAGGATCCTGCAGGTGGCGGACTGCTTGTAGACTTTTCTCACAAcagctggaataattaaatgtcaaaaaaaaatactgatggCAAATCGTAatccagaaaaatattaaaatgaagcacatgtgaatgaaatgcatttacaagACAACCAGTATGACATTCGAATATTATGACAAttagatatttagatataatcACCATTTGTACAGCAAtatattgtaatgcttttttcctcagcTGGTCAGAACAAAGCGTGGCAGATCTATTTCTTGCTTGTTAAGATGACAATATCAGGTGAAAATgcttatttgggtcatatattccCAGACGTAGGCTACACTGTGATTACGCAACACAGTCTCATGACcaatttaattcataaaattcattcaaatgtatacgataatgcataaaatacgtacatattaacaaaaatgaatgggCATAGTCGTACAGATTTGTACGAAATTAGCAACCTCGTTAAATTTGTATGAATAGTCATGAGACGTACAGGATTCACACAAGGGCAGTGACTGACAGCTACATATactcaaaatattagaaacatcTGTCACCTGCAGTATCAGGTTTTCGAACATTGGTGatgacaaagaggcaaaacttacAGACTGCAGTTTTAACTACAATCATGTTTTAACTATATGGTTCATGTCTTGTTAGTGGTgcagcatgtgtgtttgtagagAGAACTTCTAATAAATCACTCTGGTGTTATACCTCTCATCCTGCAGCATTTGAAGATGAACACGACTGTCACTAGTAGATATGGACAAACTGCCAGAACAGAACTGAGTGTGTGAAGGACAGAGATCTGAGATTCTCAGTGAGACACTGAAAAATAGAGACACAGACAGCTTTTCAAGCACTGAAAAGTCtattcaagaatttgagtgaacttcacaaggaatggGCTGAGGCTAGGGTCAAGGTATCAAGAGacaccacacacagacatgtCAAGGAATTTTGCTCCAGTTGTTGTATTCCTCTCTTTAAATCACTCCTGAACAACAGACAACATCAGAGGTGTttacctgggctaaggagaagaagaactggactgttgcccagtggttttcttttcagatgagagcaagttttgtatttcatttggaaacaaagttcctagagtctggaggaagggtggagaagtTCATAGCCCAAGTTGCATGAAGTtcagtgttaagtttccacagtctgaGTTACTAtgtctgctggtgttggtccattggGATTTTTTAAAACCAACGGCATTGCACCCATTTACCAAGATATTTTGGAGCGCTTCATGACCAGCTTTTAaaagatgctgatttcattttggCACTAGCCCACACTGCCAAAAGCTCCAAAAGTTGGTTACATTATCATGTtgttggtgtgcttgactggccagcaaactcaccagatCTGAACCCAATCGTAAATCTATGCAGTATTCTTAAGagtaaaatgagaaacaagagactAAAAAATGCAGATTAGCCACTATCAAAAAAAAACTGGGCTTCCATACCAACTCAGCAGTGCCCCATACTGAActgaggcagtaattaaagcaaaatgagcccCTATCAAGTATAtagtacatgtacagtaaatgaacatactttccagAAAGACAAcgatttactaaaaatatatattttttaatcttaggaagtcttatgaagtattctaatttgttgagattactgaattaaattaacttttccacaacattcaaATTTATTGAAATGATCAATCCTGTGCCATGCTTCtcctattaaataaataaataaatacatcattaaATATGAGtgtatatgaaaatatacaaatccAGTTAACTCACCTTCAGAGTGGATGTTTGAAATAAGCACTAAAAAACGCAAAGTGAAAACCTGTATTACTATGTGTCTTTGCTGTGTTTCCTCAAATGGTTAGGAATTTTGATCTGTCTATAGGGTTTAATTTTAAGGAACTTAAACCATAACCATGTatgaaattaatgcattttgtagGGACTATGTGTGTTTACGATATTTCTTATCAAAGCAGAAAGAACTGTTTCGCAAAAATCAAGCCAACAGTCTGAttgcaaacaaaagaaataaagaaagacacCTACAAAGATATACGAGTGAAGGATTGAGTGTATACATAACTGTCTTTCTTTATTCTTCTGTATATCATAGACTAGGGTAGATTTGAaacactggggaaaaaaatgaaaaagacagaaacaattTAACTGGATCATTTTCATTCTATAATAGCAATtaagttaaatacattttgatagaATAAATACATTGAAAGAATAATACTCACAgagcagttttgtgttttttcccaAATATTAATTCTCTTCTATCTATACTTTTTATTGGTATTCCATGTGTTTAATCCAGttactattttatttctgttatgtaCAGTTTAATCATTATTAACTATAACGTTTCCCTCAATATATTgttcatttgctgctttttaacgattagtcattttgttgttaggtttaggtattgtgtaggattaggaatgtagaataaagacatgtagaataaggcattaatatttaatgcttaaTTAATGCTAATAAAGGGCTATTATTCTAgaaatatgcatgttaataagcaattagttaagagaccctaaaataaattgttaccaTATTAActttaatgctgtttaaataTTACTAGCTACATAAAGCTTTACCAAACGTATTCAACTGAATATAATATACTAGTGATAAAATGATGCCTGATTATTATTCATACAATTTACAATCATACACTACCCTAACTAAaagtaatttagatttttgccgATAAATCTGGCTTCATGCGAATGTGTGATTGCGTTTCTGCAATCTATTGTACTGCCAAAACGtttaaatgtttctctttttattattagattagatAATTGCCATCCTTCAGATTACCAGAGCAATTGTGTAGTGACTATTTTCACCAACAGAGTGAGCTGCAAGCTTAACTGTATCTGTCCAACTCATACTAACTCATACTCacttccagtttttttttttagctgttaaaaaacactcattttctttcttgatgTTGCATATTGGCATGTCTTACCATATTGTACATTTccatttacatattattttagtgttgcctattattttaccatttactgCATGTTGTATATAAGCCTATGGACCAGTTTCTCGTTATATCACCATAGCCGCTAATGCTCCGGATCACATACAGTGTGCATTTTTGATGTGGAGTCCAGGTAGCAGTTGGGGGTTCTGGGggtgccttgctcaagggtctCACCTCAGTCATGGTATTGAGGGTGAAGAGAATGCTGGTTATTCACTCCCCCCCACCTACAATACCCGCCGATACAAATATGACAGTATCTTGCTTATAAGTCCAAAATCTTGCACATTAGACCTGATATTATTGTGCAAGTAACAAGTATTGCAAGAATTAACAACAAGAGTCAGTTCCACAACAGTTTTTTATCTGCACTGGCTCTTGATtgtaaataagaaatatcaAACCATTGAAAAATGCAACTGTCACTCTTAAAATACACTGTTTACAGTAAGCATGTTCAGTAACTTTATACAGTAGGTTTATCAGCGAGGTGGTCATTGAGATATTCCAGGCAGGATTGAGGTTTTCTGATTAATATCAGAAagaagtttctttttctttatcttcATCCTCTTTTACTCCTTGAAAATATGGAACTGTTAAATACAGCCACACATTACTAGTGTCAATGTTTACTAACCAGTCGGCCAATTAGATACAATGATTATGACTTTTAAATCTGTCACGTTTACCtcttattttacagcatttgaaGATGAGCACGACTGTCACTAGCAGATATGGACAAACTGCCAGAACAGAACTGAGTGTGTGAAGGACAGAGATCTGAGATCCTGAGTGAGAGTCTGATGAAGAGATACACAAACACCTTATGAAGCACTATGTGTGAATGAGAGAAAATTGTGAATTCAACATACTCTCACCTCTGACTGAGATCCAGCTCTTGGGTGACTCTCCTCTCTCTGGGTGTTTGCAGTAGTAGAAACCCTCATGTGACTTTGAGACATCAGAGATGATCATCTCTGTAGTTTGACTCTGGATGAGTGATCCATCTTTATAGAAATCAGCTCTGAGGTCTGGTGGGGTTGAACGTTGATATAAACAGCGTAGAGTCAGAGAATCTCCTTCAGTCACAGGATGAACAGGACTCTCCAGAatcaaaccaactaaaaacagaGTAAACTTGCAATGATTATAAATGGTTGTGATGTTAATATTTGACCATATACCTCTCACAACTGAATTGCAGTTGTGTTCTTGATAGTTGCAAGAGTAACCTACTGGCTCTATGATATTTCTATGATAGGCCTATTCCAGTCTCTAGACAGAGatattgaaattattaaatcGTATCCAGTGTTTTCTGGACATCAACCTTTTTTATGCATTGATTCtaaattgtcaaaaaaataagtacaggGACACAGGNNNNNNNNNNNNNNNNNNNNNNNTGTGATCCCCACACTGATGATGAACAATCTTCTAGATGTCCACTATCTGTGTATCTTCTCACTCTCCATCTATCAGAGTTACTCTGGTCCtcacagctcagagagagagagacagatgtgaAGTGTTGAGTTCTGTTTGGACTGATGATCAGAGAGACTGGAGGAGAAACACCTGAGAAGACAATTACATCTcagtttttgaaatttaaacagaaaaatgtttttattgtatgaaCAATTGATTAAGATCTATTTGAACTCACCAGTGACCCATAGAGGTTGATTGTTGCTGGTGGTTGTACTATATGCTGGTTTTCCTCTCTCTGCTCTACACACATAAACTCCTGTGTGTTTTAGAGCAGCAGAACTGACAGTGTAGTTTCCTCCagctcctctgctgctgtctaaCTGCAATTGATAGtctgttaaagtaaaaatgtattattagctTAAAAAGCTCTGATTTCGATCTGATCTgagcctttatttttattgctgtaaCCCCATGTCGTGTTAATTAAATcagctgtattaaaaaaataaaaataaaaaagttcacTTACTGGAATAAACAGTGCACCATTTGAATGTCCAGCCTGTAGATGAACCTTTAACCtcacagatcagagtcactggaTCTCCTTCAGTCAACCACTTCTGAGGAGAAACACTTAAAACTGTCTGGGCTCTATCTGAAATAGAGAAATCATTCATCTAATAACTTGTAAATTGTGGGTTTACTTGTATTCCCTTGTTATGAGGACCCCACAAATTGTAAGGTGCTTTTGCCAGaggtgcatttcccaaaagcctCACTAGCTAATTATGGCCATTGATTCCATTGGTATGATAGAACTAGCGACCATACAGTTGCTTTTGGGACATACACTCCAGCAAGCCGGTTCTCCCTCTGGGCATTTCCtggttgtattttattttgtgttgtgcATTTTGGGAAAAAGGAGattataataaactattatGCCTTTGGGGACTCCCTTTATTGATAGGAataccagtgtgtgtgtatcaagAGATTATTANNNNNNNNNNNNNNNNNNNNNNNNNNNNNNNNNNNNNNNNNNNNNNNNNNNNNNNNNNNNNNNNNNNNNNNNNNNNNNNNNNNNNNNNNNNNNNNNNNNNNNNNGATAGTGACTCCTTCAGCATCAATNGTCACATCTGAGAGTGACTGTCTCTCCTCTGAATACATGCTGATCAGGTTTAATGCTCACTTTGGCCTTTGGTTTTTctgtataataacaataattcataataaaaataacatgctcTTTTTATTGCATCACCAGTATTAATAGTAAGTGGCCTTAATACCTATTATGTTGACTAAATGTGTACACATTGGTACTGTAAAGATGACAC carries:
- the LOC122341277 gene encoding uncharacterized protein LOC122341277, with translation MPCQSAPVPPQGPQGVTPLSLLSCHSAETSSTFPQSDSPEDGEVILESSVDPLVEGDTLTLRCLHRSTNSSILGADFYKDGSLLQNQTTGEMNITTVSKSHEGFYYCKTQRGESPKSWISVRAASSSLLITGVVLGLLFLILILISLLLLWRFKKNKDQQGNINQTSVLNQAPPEISTLQSGSDQICDVVTEVKKDGPDPLADVTYSEITVKKKKK
- the LOC122331786 gene encoding LOW QUALITY PROTEIN: immunoglobulin superfamily member 1-like (The sequence of the model RefSeq protein was modified relative to this genomic sequence to represent the inferred CDS: substituted 1 base at 1 genomic stop codon) — encoded protein: MELSQLPLVLLLISSINSGRTEETPKPKVSIKPDQHVFRRDTVTLRCDIDAEGVTRWKYRWYKDGSVIVFSKLQEHTFRSVTESDEGKYSCYGAEREGSLRSQISDEVTLIVSDLPKPTVIVEPQSSVFTGDSVTLRCEVNQTWVRWEFLWIKDSNTQLTDTATKTIDSVKVSDGGEYTCRARREGYYTHFSEPVTLTIYERPKAKVSIKPDQHVFRGETVTLRCDIDAEGVTIWKYSWYKDGSVSVFSEGQEHTFRSVTESDEGKYSCYGAEREGSRTSIISDEVTLTVSDRAQTVLSVSPQKWLTEGDPVTLICEVKGSSTGWTFKWCTVYSNYQLQLDSSRGAGGNYTVSSAALKHTGVYVCRAERGKPAYSTTTSNNQPLWVTGVSPPVSLIISPNRTQHFTSVSLSLSCEDQSNSDRWRVRRYTDSGHLEDCSSSVWGSQVGYSCNYQEHNCNSVVRGIWSNINITTIYNHCKFTLFLVGLILESPVHPVTEGDSLTLRCLYQRSTPPDLRADFYKDGSLIQSQTTEMIISDVSKSHEGFYYCKHPERGESPKSWISVRVSHXESQISVLHTLSSVLAVCPYLLVTVVFIFKCCRMRGITPE